The Candidatus Sysuiplasma acidicola genome includes a window with the following:
- the sufB gene encoding Fe-S cluster assembly protein SufB, protein MVNEQAIDRDYSKYGFYDEDAKYVFQTKRGLSKEVVEAISKHKNEPQWMLDFRLRSLDLFNRKPLPAWGTDLSEIDFDSIYYYMAPSGKNSDSWDDVPDYVKRTFDKLGIPEAEKKFLGGVGAQYDSEVVYHKIREDLSKKGVIFMGTDEGLREHPEIFKEYFGTIIPPEDNKFAALNSAVWSGGSFIYVPEGVEVDIPLQAYFRINARSVGQFERTLIIAEEKSRIHYIEGCTAPTYSKDSLHSAVVEILAKKGAYVRYTTIQNWSNNVYNLVTKRAFAHEDATVEWIDGNIGSKLTMKYPSVYLLGPRAKGEVISIAFAGRDQHQDAGAKILHFAPETTSRITSKSVSKDGGRTTYRGLLHIEKGATASKSSVRCDALLLDEKSRTDTYPYNEINEETASTTHEATVGKISEEQLFYLMSRGLSEADALNMIVMGFLDVFSKELPMEYAVELNRLIQLEMTGSVG, encoded by the coding sequence ATGGTAAACGAACAGGCAATAGATCGTGACTACAGCAAGTATGGATTCTATGATGAAGACGCGAAGTACGTCTTCCAGACCAAGAGAGGTCTGAGCAAAGAAGTCGTGGAAGCCATATCGAAACACAAGAATGAACCGCAGTGGATGCTGGACTTCAGACTCCGCTCGCTGGACTTGTTTAACCGGAAACCGCTCCCCGCATGGGGCACGGATCTGAGCGAGATAGACTTCGATAGCATCTATTACTACATGGCGCCATCGGGCAAGAACAGCGACAGCTGGGACGATGTGCCCGATTACGTGAAGAGAACATTCGACAAACTCGGGATACCGGAGGCGGAAAAGAAGTTCCTAGGCGGCGTCGGGGCTCAGTATGACAGCGAGGTCGTCTACCACAAGATACGCGAGGACCTGAGCAAGAAGGGTGTCATCTTCATGGGCACCGACGAGGGCCTTAGAGAGCATCCAGAAATATTCAAAGAATACTTCGGCACGATCATACCACCAGAAGACAACAAGTTTGCGGCGCTCAACAGCGCCGTCTGGAGCGGTGGCAGTTTCATCTATGTGCCGGAAGGCGTCGAGGTCGACATACCGCTGCAGGCGTATTTCAGGATCAATGCGAGGAGCGTCGGTCAGTTCGAGAGGACGCTGATCATAGCGGAGGAGAAGAGCCGCATACACTACATCGAAGGCTGCACGGCACCGACATATTCCAAGGATTCGCTGCATTCCGCGGTCGTGGAGATACTGGCGAAGAAAGGTGCATACGTCCGCTATACCACCATTCAGAACTGGTCCAACAATGTTTACAATCTGGTAACCAAGAGGGCGTTTGCGCATGAGGACGCGACCGTTGAGTGGATTGACGGAAACATAGGATCGAAACTGACAATGAAATATCCGTCCGTATACCTGCTGGGACCAAGAGCAAAGGGTGAGGTGATATCCATAGCCTTTGCTGGCAGGGACCAGCATCAGGATGCCGGAGCGAAGATACTGCATTTCGCGCCTGAGACGACGTCGAGGATCACGTCGAAGAGTGTGAGCAAGGACGGCGGAAGGACAACATACCGCGGTCTCCTGCACATAGAGAAGGGCGCCACTGCGTCAAAGAGCAGCGTCAGATGCGACGCACTGCTGCTTGACGAAAAGTCCAGAACGGACACATATCCATACAATGAGATTAATGAGGAGACTGCGTCGACAACGCACGAGGCAACAGTCGGAAAGATAAGTGAGGAGCAGCTGTTCTATCTGATGTCCAGGGGACTGAGCGAGGCAGACGCCCTCAACATGATCGTCATGGGTTTCCTCGACGTATTCTCGAAGGAACTTCCCATGGAGTATGCGGTCGAGCTGAACAGACTGATACAGCTCGAAATGACCGGTTCCGTCGGGTGA
- the sufD gene encoding Fe-S cluster assembly protein SufD produces the protein MAVTTRDLLKPAESDLPEIIGEPTWLKEYRRHALRVFSSSKVEPNPLYVKYETLTRFEAAGVAVAEPPVKTDSITGGFADLVSSSTFMLQSGGAFHIAGDLPPGVIFEEMHDAITKHGNMLKEAFGRKGLSPEDDVYVALNSAMFSSGYFLHVPDGVVLESPIHILNIEDVPGTARFNQNIVQIGDNGGATVIEEILSPEDFSRKSLFSSVTDVMLGRNAELHHASLENLSSGAVYLSSKRCLASSDSRMHWVSSMMGSDVTRSRADTRFVGRGASTDDYEILFGNGKQRFDVVTDLHHDVESTNGRITVRSVLKGQSRALLRGMIRIGENAANTNSYLAEHGMLMSKDAKCDAIPGLEILTNGVKATHSASVSQLDDQQLYYIQSRGLDRDEAEKMLVLGFFDPVISRVPLDTIRDKLRFQIEDKWNNVVSLKASRHLDEIEFEKYVKDQIKGPGESIFEGHYKYR, from the coding sequence ATGGCAGTAACAACACGCGACTTGCTCAAACCGGCCGAGTCGGACCTTCCCGAAATCATTGGTGAACCCACGTGGTTGAAGGAATATAGGAGACATGCACTGCGGGTGTTCAGCTCATCGAAGGTCGAACCGAATCCGCTGTATGTGAAGTATGAGACACTCACCAGGTTTGAGGCGGCGGGCGTGGCGGTCGCGGAGCCACCCGTAAAGACGGACAGCATAACGGGGGGTTTCGCCGATCTCGTTAGCAGCAGCACATTCATGCTGCAGTCCGGAGGAGCGTTCCATATTGCAGGCGACCTGCCACCGGGCGTTATTTTCGAGGAGATGCACGATGCGATCACGAAACACGGCAATATGCTAAAGGAAGCATTCGGCAGGAAGGGTCTGAGTCCAGAGGACGACGTCTACGTCGCACTCAACAGTGCCATGTTCTCCTCCGGATATTTCCTGCATGTGCCGGACGGCGTCGTGCTTGAGAGCCCGATACACATACTCAATATCGAAGATGTTCCGGGCACCGCAAGATTCAACCAGAACATCGTGCAGATTGGTGATAATGGCGGTGCAACTGTCATCGAGGAGATACTATCCCCTGAAGATTTCTCCCGGAAGTCGTTGTTTTCCAGCGTGACAGATGTGATGCTCGGCCGGAACGCAGAGCTGCATCATGCATCTCTTGAGAACCTTTCCTCCGGAGCAGTATACCTTTCCAGCAAGAGGTGTCTCGCCTCGAGCGACAGCAGGATGCACTGGGTTTCCAGCATGATGGGGTCGGATGTGACCAGATCGCGCGCTGATACCAGATTCGTGGGCCGTGGCGCATCTACTGACGATTACGAGATATTGTTCGGCAACGGCAAACAGCGATTTGACGTGGTGACCGATTTACACCACGATGTCGAGTCCACAAACGGCCGGATTACCGTCAGAAGCGTGCTGAAGGGACAGTCAAGGGCTCTTCTTCGCGGCATGATCAGGATTGGCGAGAATGCGGCGAATACAAACTCCTATCTTGCGGAACACGGCATGCTCATGAGCAAGGACGCAAAGTGCGACGCCATACCCGGACTGGAGATACTGACGAACGGCGTCAAGGCCACACACTCCGCGTCAGTTTCCCAGCTGGACGATCAGCAGCTGTATTACATTCAGTCGAGGGGTCTTGACAGGGATGAGGCCGAAAAGATGCTCGTTCTCGGTTTCTTTGATCCGGTGATTTCAAGAGTGCCGCTGGATACAATACGCGACAAGCTGCGATTCCAGATAGAGGATAAATGGAACAATGTAGTATCGCTAAAAGCATCCAGGCATCTCGATGAAATTGAATTTGAGAAGTATGTCAAGGACCAGATCAAGGGACCGGGAGAAAGCATTTTCGAAGGGCACTACAAGTACAGGTGA
- a CDS encoding non-heme iron oxygenase ferredoxin subunit yields the protein MPFTKVASRTDFMGRSIKKVDVDGRSIMIIRLGEEYHALDATCTHEDADLSRGILMGRTIVCPLHLSRFSVDTGEVENPPATEHLQKYELKVEGDDILVEL from the coding sequence TTGCCCTTCACAAAGGTGGCGTCCAGGACGGATTTTATGGGGCGAAGCATAAAGAAGGTCGATGTGGACGGCCGCAGCATCATGATAATAAGGCTGGGTGAAGAATACCACGCACTGGATGCCACGTGCACGCACGAGGACGCAGATTTGTCCAGAGGCATTCTCATGGGACGGACGATAGTGTGCCCCCTTCACCTGTCGCGATTCAGCGTCGACACCGGTGAAGTGGAGAATCCGCCGGCGACAGAGCATCTGCAGAAGTATGAACTTAAAGTGGAAGGAGACGATATACTTGTCGAACTGTGA
- a CDS encoding cysteine desulfurase, producing the protein MHALDRLEQISPLKRDFPIFSEKSRESLVYLDSAATSQKPAVVIDAVDEFERSCNANVHRGIYPLSEEATERYEDARTKAARFIGARSPSEIVFLRGTTEALNVLALSFGTWKLRRGDEVLTTVMEHHSNIVPWQMLSWKGVVVKFVDIDERGHIDMADFESKISDRTKIVTIAHASNVLGTVNPIREMGRIAHEHSSTFIVDGAQSAPHIPLNMKDLECDFFALSGHKMLAPTGIGVLYGRSELLQEMEPAFGGGEMISEVHQRGSKWADPPYRFEAGTPNISGAIGLGAAIDYLTSIGMENVERYDKEILTYAMSRLLENKDIEIYGPTDIEERSGVISFNIRGVHGHDTAEILGREGVAIRSGHHCAQPLMDRLQIPSTSRASFQIYNGRSDIDALVNALDVVRKVFA; encoded by the coding sequence ATGCATGCGCTTGACAGACTGGAACAAATTTCGCCTCTGAAGCGTGATTTTCCGATATTCTCGGAGAAGAGCAGGGAGTCGCTAGTCTATCTGGACAGTGCGGCAACCAGCCAGAAACCCGCCGTCGTCATAGATGCAGTGGATGAATTCGAGAGGAGCTGCAACGCAAATGTGCACCGCGGCATATACCCTCTCAGCGAAGAAGCCACCGAACGATACGAAGACGCGAGGACCAAGGCTGCCCGTTTCATTGGTGCGCGTTCGCCTTCAGAAATAGTCTTCCTGCGGGGAACGACCGAGGCGCTGAATGTGCTGGCGCTGAGTTTCGGAACATGGAAACTCAGGCGAGGCGACGAGGTGCTCACGACCGTAATGGAACATCATTCCAATATCGTGCCCTGGCAGATGCTCTCCTGGAAGGGTGTCGTCGTGAAATTTGTCGATATCGACGAGAGGGGGCACATAGATATGGCCGATTTCGAAAGCAAGATCAGCGACAGGACGAAAATAGTCACCATCGCCCATGCGTCAAACGTGCTTGGTACAGTGAATCCTATCAGGGAGATGGGAAGAATTGCACACGAACATTCGTCGACATTCATAGTGGACGGGGCTCAGTCCGCTCCCCATATTCCGCTCAACATGAAGGATTTGGAATGCGACTTTTTTGCGCTGTCGGGCCACAAGATGCTTGCACCCACCGGCATCGGCGTGCTGTATGGTCGCAGCGAACTGCTGCAGGAGATGGAACCGGCATTCGGCGGCGGTGAGATGATCAGCGAAGTGCATCAGCGCGGCTCAAAGTGGGCCGATCCGCCGTACAGGTTCGAGGCGGGCACTCCAAACATCAGCGGAGCGATTGGCCTCGGGGCCGCGATAGACTATCTCACCTCGATTGGAATGGAGAATGTGGAAAGATATGACAAGGAGATACTTACCTATGCAATGAGCCGTCTTCTTGAGAACAAAGACATAGAAATATACGGTCCGACGGATATTGAGGAGAGGAGCGGCGTCATATCTTTCAACATCAGAGGCGTGCATGGCCACGATACGGCCGAAATACTGGGAAGGGAGGGTGTGGCGATAAGGTCCGGGCATCACTGTGCACAGCCGTTGATGGACAGACTCCAAATACCGTCAACATCAAGGGCGTCATTCCAGATATACAACGGGCGGAGCGACATAGATGCCCTCGTGAACGCACTCGATGTTGTCAGAAAGGTGTTTGCCTGA
- a CDS encoding M67 family metallopeptidase yields the protein MGDAMALYLRNDVSRSVIRHASETFPEECCGFLIGEDGGDRMTMEAQRARNSATESKGSRYVIDPLEIMKCERESASRGLRVLGYYHSHPDHPSIPSEFDRQNAWPGYSYLIVSVISGHPSGMRSWRLTDDRSRFVREELFYE from the coding sequence ATGGGTGATGCAATGGCGCTATACCTGCGAAACGACGTTTCCCGTTCCGTTATCAGACACGCATCCGAGACATTTCCGGAGGAATGCTGCGGTTTCCTGATCGGTGAGGATGGAGGCGATCGGATGACGATGGAAGCACAGAGAGCAAGAAATTCTGCTACAGAATCTAAAGGAAGCAGATATGTCATAGATCCTCTGGAAATAATGAAATGCGAAAGGGAATCTGCCTCCCGTGGACTCAGGGTGCTGGGTTACTACCACTCCCATCCTGATCATCCTTCCATCCCCTCCGAATTCGACAGGCAGAATGCGTGGCCGGGCTACTCCTATCTCATTGTAAGCGTAATTTCCGGACACCCTTCAGGCATGCGGTCATGGCGGCTGACAGACGACAGATCACGTTTCGTCCGGGAAGAATTGTTTTATGAGTAA
- a CDS encoding methyltransferase domain-containing protein has product MDSKLRFSDRACDYALYRPSYPAGLIDVLASEASFAPGCVVADVGAGTGKLSALFADRGAAVYCIEPNPEMLHACISELGARKNCHFIRATAERTGLVSGSVDIVSAGQSFHWFDVEAARTEFLRVLHPDGCVFIVWNTRDNKANPFMIEYGKLLEKHASRGAPVLSSERAGIEILFGQSRFKSGELTNSQTLDLAGLIGRLASSSYLPSRGSVGYDSMLSDALALFKRFEINGRVQLLYRTEYFIGRPE; this is encoded by the coding sequence ATGGACAGCAAGCTCAGATTTTCCGACAGAGCTTGCGACTATGCCCTCTACCGGCCTTCTTATCCCGCAGGCCTCATTGACGTGCTTGCATCGGAAGCGTCTTTTGCACCGGGATGTGTGGTGGCCGACGTCGGGGCAGGCACCGGAAAATTGTCCGCCCTTTTTGCTGACAGAGGTGCTGCAGTGTACTGCATAGAGCCGAACCCTGAAATGCTGCATGCTTGTATCAGTGAGCTAGGTGCAAGGAAGAACTGTCACTTCATACGGGCCACGGCAGAACGAACCGGCCTAGTCTCAGGCTCCGTGGACATCGTTTCGGCAGGACAGTCATTTCACTGGTTCGATGTGGAAGCTGCCCGGACGGAATTTCTGAGAGTGCTCCATCCCGACGGATGCGTATTTATCGTCTGGAACACGAGAGACAACAAAGCGAACCCGTTCATGATTGAGTATGGTAAACTGTTGGAAAAACATGCCAGCCGGGGAGCGCCTGTCCTCAGCTCCGAGAGAGCCGGCATAGAGATACTTTTCGGGCAAAGCCGCTTCAAAAGCGGTGAACTGACAAATTCGCAGACGCTTGATTTGGCGGGTCTGATCGGAAGGTTGGCCTCTTCGTCCTATCTGCCGTCTAGAGGTTCTGTGGGCTACGACTCGATGCTGTCCGATGCGCTTGCTCTTTTCAAACGATTCGAGATCAACGGACGGGTGCAATTGCTCTACAGAACGGAATATTTTATTGGAAGACCGGAATAG
- a CDS encoding methyltransferase domain-containing protein, with the protein MFGIRKGNVLMDVGCGPGAFLAAASESVGETGKVIAVDIQEQFIGMAKNIAGKNGLRNVKFILSEEQKIPAGSGTVDVALMITTLHELEGDATLKEVHRILRKNGVLGAIEWEKQKTPIGPPLSERLSQEEAETLIAGAGFAIEKIFCAAEFHYGVFARKT; encoded by the coding sequence TTGTTTGGCATCAGGAAGGGAAATGTTCTGATGGACGTCGGATGCGGCCCAGGTGCTTTCCTGGCGGCCGCTTCTGAAAGTGTCGGTGAGACGGGAAAGGTTATTGCCGTTGACATACAGGAGCAGTTCATCGGCATGGCTAAAAATATCGCCGGGAAAAATGGCCTCCGGAATGTAAAATTCATACTGTCGGAGGAGCAGAAAATTCCGGCAGGGAGCGGTACGGTTGATGTGGCACTGATGATCACGACTTTGCATGAACTGGAAGGGGATGCCACACTGAAGGAAGTCCATAGAATACTCAGGAAAAATGGTGTGCTGGGAGCAATTGAATGGGAGAAACAGAAGACGCCGATTGGTCCTCCGCTGTCCGAACGACTCTCGCAGGAGGAGGCCGAGACGCTCATCGCAGGAGCAGGCTTTGCAATCGAGAAAATTTTCTGCGCTGCCGAGTTCCATTACGGAGTATTCGCGAGAAAGACGTGA
- a CDS encoding MFS transporter: protein MTTETVHPKVGYFRVLGNRSFFYLWAATLVSRTGDNLLSIAMLWFVYGVLTHNVMYAGLIAAAYYAPTFLFAPVFGKIADGYNRKKVMIAATLSEMTFAILLYLSITFDVFVLQTSFIAVFSIASFGFLVSISRSSSIPLTVPKDELTAANSLQQATTQLTRIFGFLAGGALLLLLGIRGIALIEVAVFLTSALMFGGMNLSGQKRSTKKRSGFDGLRYIRSDRLILEIAIFLSVVNFTGAGMIVLPAIMAKVVFRSGPGIFASILVFLAAGTVAGNYIVTKFNPGSRVGKILIISNTVDAFLYILFAYSGNALLAVAVSVVIGFVEGISIVPFVTLIQARTPNERLGSVLAALSLLLLGSASLSMMASGLLVDVMGVQGVYLFFALLMLVTCAAATNMKELRNASY from the coding sequence TTGACTACAGAAACAGTTCACCCTAAGGTGGGGTACTTCAGGGTACTAGGCAACAGGAGTTTCTTCTATCTCTGGGCAGCAACACTGGTGTCAAGGACAGGAGACAATCTGCTCTCCATAGCCATGCTGTGGTTCGTATATGGAGTGCTGACGCACAATGTGATGTACGCTGGTCTCATTGCTGCGGCATATTATGCTCCTACGTTCCTGTTTGCACCTGTATTCGGCAAGATAGCCGACGGCTACAACAGAAAGAAAGTCATGATTGCCGCAACGCTTTCGGAGATGACATTTGCAATACTTCTCTACCTTTCGATAACGTTCGACGTGTTTGTACTGCAAACATCATTCATTGCGGTCTTCTCAATAGCCAGTTTTGGATTCCTTGTTTCGATTTCCAGGAGCAGCAGCATACCGCTTACAGTTCCTAAGGATGAACTCACTGCGGCAAATTCGCTGCAGCAGGCGACGACACAGCTCACCAGGATTTTCGGATTCCTTGCGGGAGGCGCACTGTTGCTCCTGTTAGGTATACGCGGAATAGCGCTCATCGAGGTTGCAGTGTTCTTGACCAGCGCTCTGATGTTCGGCGGAATGAACCTTTCGGGGCAGAAAAGGAGTACAAAGAAGAGGAGCGGTTTCGACGGTTTGCGTTATATCCGGAGCGACAGGCTCATACTGGAAATTGCTATCTTCCTTTCTGTTGTAAATTTCACGGGTGCAGGCATGATAGTGCTCCCTGCCATCATGGCCAAAGTAGTTTTCAGATCCGGTCCTGGCATCTTTGCTTCAATACTGGTCTTTCTTGCTGCCGGAACGGTCGCCGGCAATTACATAGTGACAAAATTCAATCCCGGGAGCAGAGTGGGGAAGATACTGATAATATCAAACACCGTCGATGCCTTTCTCTACATACTTTTTGCCTATTCGGGCAACGCATTGCTGGCAGTTGCCGTCTCAGTGGTGATAGGCTTCGTGGAGGGCATATCGATTGTCCCGTTTGTTACGCTCATCCAGGCCAGAACGCCGAATGAACGTCTCGGCAGCGTGCTTGCCGCCCTGAGCCTTCTGCTGCTCGGCAGCGCTTCGCTCTCCATGATGGCTAGCGGCTTACTTGTGGATGTTATGGGAGTGCAAGGCGTCTATCTGTTCTTCGCCTTGCTGATGCTGGTCACCTGCGCAGCAGCAACAAATATGAAAGAGCTGCGCAATGCATCATATTGA
- the thyX gene encoding FAD-dependent thymidylate synthase — MKVELVNYTASPVEACGKAAGICYDREAKEDYGSFIKRIISYGHMDVIEHANFTFRIEGISRACSHQLVRHRHSSFSQRSQRYVSEKESNYVLPSLENVALEKRGEALSVMEDFIRKSYDVYASLLKLGVKKEDARFVLTNAAETRLYWTTNARSLRHFFIMRLDVSAQWEIRKMAQLAFDEVIKVAKELFDDLLELRNTGHLGHPVYE; from the coding sequence TTGAAGGTTGAACTGGTAAATTACACCGCCAGCCCTGTGGAGGCATGCGGAAAGGCTGCGGGCATTTGTTATGACAGAGAGGCGAAAGAGGACTACGGTTCCTTCATCAAGCGCATCATAAGTTACGGCCATATGGACGTCATTGAGCATGCCAACTTCACCTTCCGGATAGAAGGAATAAGCAGGGCCTGCTCCCATCAGCTCGTACGGCACAGACACAGCTCCTTCAGTCAGAGGAGCCAGCGATATGTCTCGGAAAAGGAAAGCAATTATGTTCTCCCCTCGCTGGAGAATGTTGCACTGGAAAAGAGAGGCGAGGCACTGTCAGTAATGGAGGATTTCATCCGGAAGAGTTACGATGTTTACGCGTCTCTTCTCAAACTCGGCGTTAAGAAGGAGGATGCACGTTTTGTGCTGACTAACGCTGCCGAGACCAGACTCTACTGGACAACAAACGCCAGATCGCTTAGACACTTCTTCATAATGCGCCTTGATGTGAGCGCACAGTGGGAAATCAGGAAGATGGCACAGCTTGCATTTGATGAAGTGATAAAGGTGGCGAAGGAGTTATTTGATGATCTGCTTGAATTGAGGAACACAGGGCATCTGGGCCATCCTGTCTACGAGTGA
- a CDS encoding FTR1 family protein: MAAFVISFREALEASLVVIVLSGYLAAVDPKRIPYVYAGVAAGIAVSVLLAAAFGYLYAAFGDYFEALMGIFAVAVLTYMILFMKKHSRSMRVSIERKLEKNIQSHGFPAIFFISFTTVLREGVEAVIFIAPFIFISETGSAIGAAGGIAAVSILFVALNSMTRKMDIGTVFRWTSLALIIFASAILSIVIHNLEQVGLIPAASILLRYRDTGYASSILHSMLTLLIGFDGTAYTLAQLVAYLILLVTLLVYFFKSGEAEHVPAAQKITHIDDR, translated from the coding sequence GTGGCAGCATTCGTCATCAGTTTCAGGGAAGCACTCGAGGCGTCACTCGTCGTCATCGTTCTTTCCGGATATCTGGCGGCAGTCGACCCTAAGCGCATCCCGTACGTATACGCAGGTGTGGCCGCAGGCATTGCAGTTTCGGTACTGCTGGCAGCAGCATTTGGTTATCTCTACGCTGCGTTCGGTGACTATTTTGAAGCGCTGATGGGCATATTTGCCGTCGCAGTGCTAACATACATGATACTTTTCATGAAAAAGCACTCTAGGTCGATGCGTGTATCAATTGAGCGGAAACTGGAGAAAAACATACAAAGTCATGGCTTTCCGGCCATTTTTTTCATCAGTTTCACCACTGTGCTCAGAGAGGGTGTAGAGGCAGTAATATTCATTGCACCGTTCATCTTCATATCCGAGACAGGAAGTGCAATAGGTGCCGCAGGGGGAATCGCAGCCGTTTCCATTCTATTCGTCGCGCTCAACAGCATGACGCGCAAGATGGACATAGGAACGGTCTTCAGATGGACGTCCCTGGCGCTGATTATTTTTGCATCCGCCATACTTTCGATTGTTATACACAACCTTGAGCAGGTGGGACTGATCCCGGCAGCAAGCATCCTGCTTAGATACAGAGACACCGGATATGCGTCATCGATACTGCATTCCATGCTGACGCTGCTGATCGGATTCGACGGAACCGCCTACACACTTGCACAGCTCGTAGCCTATCTCATACTTCTCGTGACGCTGCTCGTCTATTTCTTCAAGTCGGGCGAGGCGGAACATGTTCCAGCGGCGCAGAAAATCACCCATATCGACGACAGGTGA